In one window of Synchiropus splendidus isolate RoL2022-P1 chromosome 15, RoL_Sspl_1.0, whole genome shotgun sequence DNA:
- the nradd gene encoding tumor necrosis factor receptor superfamily member 16, giving the protein MRPLVAWLLLLQVALGDSCASEKFTDAGACCSLCPAGFGVEVECGRQDTECRPCPQGTFSEGLGPCLPCSKCSSSAPMAAACTAAEDTQCRCKPGSFFLAQSGWCASCSKCNRGEGAVRQCGLRGDVQCRVCGPGSFMEEHRHSKPCQTCTQCSDSEVEIRACMANSDTLCMDKKLHILSRPAEADGSRDSSRWPVTEEYPAPGTPKFTPQDEGGGGNNNILLYVSVLAAVVLGLLVYVAYKCWRSCKQKKALSKARAAELGASPEGEKLQSDSGVFLDSHSVQDSQLNKGTKRDSKLDNRLYVNLAVSRQQEVEALLQDDASPGWRQLGAAFGYQPEQLDLFGRGEAPAHTLLSNWAQKEGSTLGLLCSALARMERSDVVTVLYSPMQGVSVV; this is encoded by the exons ATGAGGCCGCTCGTCGCATGGCTTCTTCTGCTCCAG gtggcgctgggTGACTCCTGTGCCAGTGAGAAGTTCACGGATGCAGGAGCGTGCTGCAGTCTGTGTCCCGCCGGCTTCGGAGTGGAGGTGGAGTGTGGGAGACAGGACACCGAGTGCAGACCCTGTCCACAAG GAACCTTCTCTGAAGGCCTCGGCCCCTGCCTCCCGTGCAGCAAGTGTTCGAGCAGCGCCCCCATGGCGGCCGCCTGCACCGCCGCCGAGGACACGCAGTGTCGGTGCAAACCTGGGTCCTTCTTCTTGGCCCAGTCTGGCTGGTGCGCGTCCTGCTCCAAGTGCAACCGTGGCGAGGGGGCGGTGCGTCAGTGCGGCCTGCGGGGGGACGTTCAGTGCCGGGTCTGCGGTCCAGGATCCTTCATGGAGGAGCACAGGCACAGCAAACCCTGCCAAACCTGCACGCAGTGTTCTGACAGCGAGGTGGAGATCCGCGCCTGCATGGCCAACTCCGACACTCTCTGCATGG ACAAAAAGCTACACATCCTGTCCCGCCCGGCGGAGGCTGACGGATCCCGGGACTCTTCTCGCTGGCCCGTTACAGAGGAGTACCCCGCACCAGGAACCCCAAAGTTCACTCCGCAGGACGAAGGCGGCGGCGGCAACAACAACATCCTGCTTTACGTGTCGGTGCTGGCAGCCGTGGTTCTGGGCCTGCTCGTCTACGTGGCTTACAAATG CTGGAGATCGTGTAAACAGAAGAAGGCCCTGTCCAAGGCCCGCGCCGCCGAGCTGGGAGCCTCTCCAGAAGGCGAGAAGCTGCAGAGTGACAGCGGCGTTTTCCTGGACTCGCACAGCGTCCAAGACAGTCAGCTGAACAAAG GCACCAAGAGGGACAGCAAGCTGGACAACCGTCTCTACGTCAACTTGGCTGTGAGCaggcagcaggaggtggaggctCTGCTGCAGGACGACGCCAGCCCAGGATGGAGGCAGCTGGGAGCAGCCTTTGGCTACCAGCCGGAGCAGCTGGATCTGTTTGGGCGGGGAGAGGCGCCAGCGCACACCCTCCTCTCAAACTGGGCCCAGAAGGAGGGCTCCACTCTGGGACTGCTGTGTTCTGCCTTGGCCCGGATGGAGAGGTCCGACGTGGTGACAGTCCTCTACAGCCCGATGCAGGGGGTCTCTGTGGTCTGA